From the genome of Pseudomonas putida:
GATGTGGCCGCGTCCAGGGCGAACGGCGCCGCGGAACGCGAGGTAGGCGTGCTCGACATGAGTCGACCTCGTTTGTTGTTGTTGGTTGAGGTTGGGCTGCAGTCCCTTTTTTAAGGTGGTCGTACAACCTTCGAAATGCAACGCTGGGGTTAGATCGTTTTTTGCAGAGGGGCGGGGCCTTGGCTGTATTGTCCAAAAAAAATGTGGGCGGGGGTTGGGTGCGTTTGATTGGCTGAAAAGCTTGATATAGAGGGTTTTCGGCGATCTGGAGGTGTACGGGTTTTTGAAGGGGTGGCTAAATTTATGAGTTTGGACATCGTACAACTTGTTGCCAGCTAGGCCGGATGCCGGTCAGAATTATCCGGTGCATGTGCCGGCCCTTTCGCGGGTAAATCCGCTCCTACAGGGCCAGCGCTGCCCCTGTGTAGGAGCGGGCTTGTCGGGGCGCCGAACCGCCGCGAAAGGGCCCGCACAGGCACCCCATCGTCTTACAGACCGGAGAAAGCCCAATGCCCCCCAAGCACGAGGTCCCGACCTACCTCATGCAGCAGCGCAGCGAGCTGATGGACTTCCACATCCGCGACCAGCGCGGCCGCCCCGCCGAGACCGCGCCGCATCGCCACGAGTACTTCCAGATCCAGATCAACTTCGGCGGCGACACGGTGCAGCACATCGGCAGCGTGCAGCGCCCGTTCCGGCGCAATACCCTGGCGTTCATCCTGCCGCACCGGGTCCACGTGATTCCGCACCCGGCCGACAGCGACTTCGTGGTCATCAACTTCTCCCAGACTTTCCTGCTGCCGCACCTGGCCTGCGACCCCATGGACCTGGAGGAAGTGTCGATCCTGCAGGCGCCCGAACTGTCACCCTTTCGCTTCCAGGAACACCTGGACTTCTGCCTCGACGACGCCGATTTCGCCGAAGTGCGACACATGCTCGAACGCATGCGCGAACTCGATGGCAACCGCCGTTTCGGCACTCGCGAAGTGCTCAAGGGGCTACTGCTGCAACTGATCGGGCAAGTCTGCGGCCTATACGCCGAACCCCTGCGCGAACTGGCCGAGGGCAACGCCGCGCAACTCAGCCGACGTGCCGCGCTGGGACGCATGAGCGACTACCTGCGCCGGCACATCGACGACCCCGACCTCAACCTGCACAAGGTGGCAGCGGCGACCTACCTGTCGCCGACCTACCTGACCCACTGGCTGCGCAAGGAGATCGGCAAGACCTTCAGCGAGCTGGTCCTGGAGCGGCGCATGCACACCGCGCGTAACTACCTGCTCAACGGCAACCGCCCGGTGGGCGAGGTGGCGCGGCTTTGTGGGTTTGCCGACGAGGCCTACTTCTCCCGGCGTTTCCGCCAGATCCACGGCCTGCCGCCCGGGCAGTTCCGCCGCCAGCAGCGCGACCCGGATACGCCGCAGGTGGCGATGCGGTAAGCTTGCCGCATGAACCTCGACACCCGTATCAAGTACCGCCACCTGCTGTGCTTCCTGGAGATTGCCCGGCAGGGCAGCCTGGCCAGGGCGGCCGACATCCTGGCCATCAGCCAACCGGCGATTTCCAAGACCCTGAAGGAACTCGAAGACCTGCTCGAAACGCGCTTGTTCGAGCGCAGCCGCCAGGGCGTCGAGCTGACTCCGGCCGGCACCCGGTTCATGCGCTACGCCGGGCCCAGCGTGCAAGCCCTGAGGGACGGCGTGAGCAGCCTGCGCGGCGAGGCCCGGGCACCTTCGCAGGTGCGTATTGGCGTGCTGTCGACGGTCGAGGGCCTGCTCATGCCCGAGGTGTTGTGCCGTCTGCATCAACGCCACGAAGCGTTGCTGATCAGCGTGGTCACTGGCGTCAGTGCGCAATTGCTCGGGCAATTGCACCTGGGCGAGCTGGAGCTGGTGGTCGGGCGCATGACCGACAGCCCGCAGATCCAGGGGCTGTCCTTCGAGCACCTGTACAGCGAGTCGATGGCCCTGGTGGTGCGCCCCGGCCACCCGCTGCTGGCCAGCACGCCGGTGGAGCGGGCGCGGGTGGGGCACTATCCGCTGGTGCTGCCGCCGCCGGGCACCACCATCCGCCAGCATGCCGACAGCCTGTTCGTGCAATGTGGCATCGAGCCTTCGGCGCAGCGCCTGGAAACCCTGTCGCTGGCGCTCAGCCGTCGCTACCTGCTGGGCAGCGACGCGGTTTGGGTGGCACCGCGCGATGCGGTGTTGATCGACCTGCGCTGCGGCGAGCTGGCCGAGCTCGACCTTGGCGTGCGCGAGCCGGGCGGTTCGGTAGGCATCTGCCGCAATGCGGCATTGGCGCAGAGCCTGCCGGGGCAGTGGGTATGCGAGGTGCTGCGCGAGGTGGCCGGGCAGTATCGGGACGGCCTCTATCCCTGAAAGTGCTGTAGGACAACGCTCAGCGCCAACGGAAATAAATCAGCGCGCACATCGGGCAAAACCGACACAACGGGTCAATACTGGCCAATGGCTGCAGCCCTGCACATGAAGAAGCTGTTAAGTACTGAACTTATGGGCCCAAACCCCCTCTTATGCCGGTAGCCATTGGTTGTGGCCGCCTGCTAAGCTCGCGGCTTTACCCTGATTGCCCCTATGGCGCATGAACAAGGAAATAGCATGAAACAGCATCGTTTGGCGGCTGCGGTTGCCCTGGTAGGCCTGGTACTGGCTGGCTGTGATCAACAAGCCAGCACTCCCGAGCTGAAAACTCCGGCACAGAAAGCTTCCTACGGTATCGGCCTGAACATGGGCAAGAGCCTGGCTCAGGAAGGCATGGAAGACCTTGATTCGAAAGCGGTAGCCCTTGGCATCGAAGACGCTGTCGGCAAGAAAGAGCAGCGCATCAAGGACGACGAGCTGGTAGAAGCGTTCACCTCGTTGCAGAAGCGTGCCGAGGAGCGCCTGGCCAAGGCCAGCGAAGAAGCCTCCGCTGCCGGTAAGAAATTCCTCGAAGAAAACGCCAAGAAGCCTGGCGTGGTCACCACCGCTTCGGGCCTGCAGTACGAAGTGGTCAAGAAGGCCGACGGCCCGCAGCCCAAGGCTACCGACGTGGTCACCGTTCACTACGAAGGCAAGCTGATCGACGGCAAGGTCTTCGACAGCTCGGTCGAACGCGGCAGCCCGATCGACCTGCCGGTTAGCGGCGTGATCCCAGGTTGGGTCGAAGGCCTGCAGCTGATGCACGTCGGCGAGAAGTACAAGCTGTACATCCCGGCTGAGCTGGCCTACGGCGCCCAGAGCCCGAGCCCGCTGATTCCGGCCAACTCGGTGCTGGTGTTCGACCTCGAGCTGCTCGGCATCAAGGACCCGGCC
Proteins encoded in this window:
- a CDS encoding helix-turn-helix transcriptional regulator, encoding MPPKHEVPTYLMQQRSELMDFHIRDQRGRPAETAPHRHEYFQIQINFGGDTVQHIGSVQRPFRRNTLAFILPHRVHVIPHPADSDFVVINFSQTFLLPHLACDPMDLEEVSILQAPELSPFRFQEHLDFCLDDADFAEVRHMLERMRELDGNRRFGTREVLKGLLLQLIGQVCGLYAEPLRELAEGNAAQLSRRAALGRMSDYLRRHIDDPDLNLHKVAAATYLSPTYLTHWLRKEIGKTFSELVLERRMHTARNYLLNGNRPVGEVARLCGFADEAYFSRRFRQIHGLPPGQFRRQQRDPDTPQVAMR
- the pcaQ gene encoding pca operon transcription factor PcaQ, producing MNLDTRIKYRHLLCFLEIARQGSLARAADILAISQPAISKTLKELEDLLETRLFERSRQGVELTPAGTRFMRYAGPSVQALRDGVSSLRGEARAPSQVRIGVLSTVEGLLMPEVLCRLHQRHEALLISVVTGVSAQLLGQLHLGELELVVGRMTDSPQIQGLSFEHLYSESMALVVRPGHPLLASTPVERARVGHYPLVLPPPGTTIRQHADSLFVQCGIEPSAQRLETLSLALSRRYLLGSDAVWVAPRDAVLIDLRCGELAELDLGVREPGGSVGICRNAALAQSLPGQWVCEVLREVAGQYRDGLYP
- a CDS encoding FKBP-type peptidyl-prolyl cis-trans isomerase; the encoded protein is MKQHRLAAAVALVGLVLAGCDQQASTPELKTPAQKASYGIGLNMGKSLAQEGMEDLDSKAVALGIEDAVGKKEQRIKDDELVEAFTSLQKRAEERLAKASEEASAAGKKFLEENAKKPGVVTTASGLQYEVVKKADGPQPKATDVVTVHYEGKLIDGKVFDSSVERGSPIDLPVSGVIPGWVEGLQLMHVGEKYKLYIPAELAYGAQSPSPLIPANSVLVFDLELLGIKDPAQLQGEAPAEAPAEAPAK